The Legionella jordanis genomic sequence TCTGCCTATTTTGTCGGACAGCCATCCGGACAGTGGACCACTAATTCCCCAACCAATGAAAATCAAGCCTGTAGCAAAAGCTGCTGCATGAGCGGCTAAACCGCGTCCGTATTGAAGATAAGCAGGGCCTATTGCTTCACCGATTACAGCTGTTGGCCCAAATAAGAAGCCCGCGTAAAGAGCGTTTAACCAGGTTTGGCGGTGGCTAAGTACAATTTTTAAACTGCGGAAAATGCTGATGTAGTCGCCTGATTTTTTCATTTCACGGCGATTAAGCCCTGGTTTATCCTGAACAAATTGGTAGAGAAGCCCTGCTAGCGCTATGAAAAGAAAAGCAATAATCAGCATGCTATGACGCCAACCGACATTGGCCACCAGGAAGGAAACAGGCGCTTCACCAGCCGCTGCACCAAGCATTCCCAGTGCCTGAGTTAGTCCAGCAAGGAGGCCGAGCATCGCAGGGGGGAACCATGAAGTTGCCAATCGTAAAGAACTTACGAATGCAAACGCAGCACTAAAGCCGATTAGCATGCGTCCGAACGAGGCCATGGCAAGACCGTCTGCAAGCCCAAATACACCACAGCCTAAAGCCGTGATGAGAGACATGACGGTAAGAATGGCACGTATGCTTAGACGATCCACCGTAAGCCCAACTGGAACCTGCATAAGGATGTAGGGGAAATAAAATGAGGCAGTTAAAATACCAAATCCTGCTTCATTAATACCAAAATCAATCTGAAGACTTCGATGCATAACTCCAGGAGCTACGCGAGCCATATAATCGGAGAAGTAAAACGCTGCAGCCAATCCCCAAACAATCCAAGCAAAGCCTATTTGATTCAGACGACCCGCTTTTTCACTCTGTGACATT encodes the following:
- a CDS encoding MFS transporter, which codes for MAMSQSEKAGRLNQIGFAWIVWGLAAAFYFSDYMARVAPGVMHRSLQIDFGINEAGFGILTASFYFPYILMQVPVGLTVDRLSIRAILTVMSLITALGCGVFGLADGLAMASFGRMLIGFSAAFAFVSSLRLATSWFPPAMLGLLAGLTQALGMLGAAAGEAPVSFLVANVGWRHSMLIIAFLFIALAGLLYQFVQDKPGLNRREMKKSGDYISIFRSLKIVLSHRQTWLNALYAGFLFGPTAVIGEAIGPAYLQYGRGLAAHAAAFATGLIFIGWGISGPLSGWLSDKIGRRKPLMIVSALCGIVLTSLFVFYPHIDKTMAYFLFFAFGVTNTGVAIAYAVSTEIHESNVVGTSIAFTNMISIFVGALMQPLVGRLVDLVSGPRAYNVETLLLTDFQAGLKLLPLCSLVALILAFTVKETYCKPLRKL